A genomic region of Hirundo rustica isolate bHirRus1 chromosome 12, bHirRus1.pri.v3, whole genome shotgun sequence contains the following coding sequences:
- the ZMYND10 gene encoding zinc finger MYND domain-containing protein 10 gives MHGILSASAGQEQLLTELLVTHAKIPVLIGDLISVEIWKHKVFPVLCRLEDFKPRSTFPIYVVLHHEASIINLLETVFFFKEICESAEDSMVDLIDYCHRKLTLLAARSTKAQAVTSAELRAEHLASPSSMQELQKQAEVMEFEISLKALSVLRYITDQVDSLPLGALTRMLNTHNLPCLLVELVEHCPWSCWEAGKLKKFENGTWHVVPPEDQLKMTKLDGQVWLALLNLLLSPECQRKYRFDGFNKSQLLKLRAFLTDVLIDQLPNLVEMQRFLSYLAVTEPAPPKKDLILEQVPVIWDHILKKNSGKWEAIAKHQVKHAFSPTEEELKLQARRWAQTYSLDMLEALATDKPRCRVCGVEAAKRCSRCRNEWYCTRACQVQHWQKHKPACNLMAEVPRSVDDL, from the exons ATGCATGGTATCCTGAGCGCCTCAGcgggccaggagcagctcctcaccGAGCTGCTGGTCACCCATGCCAAG ATTCCTGTTCTCATTGGGGACCTGATCTCTGTGGAGATTTGGAAGCACAAGGTCTTTCCCGTGCTGTGCCGGCTGGAGGACTTCAAGCCGAGAAGCACCTTCCCCATCTATGTGGTG ctgcaccATGAAGCCTCCATCATCAACCTCCTGGAGACAGTGTTCTTCTTCAAG GAGATCTGCGAGTCGGCAGAGGACAGCATGGTGGATTTGATTGATTATTGCCACCGCAAGCTGACCCTGCTGGCAGCTCGGAGCACCAAGGCACAAGCAGTGACCTCAGCAGAGCTTCGTGCTGAGCATCTGGCCAGCCCCTCCTCCATGCAG GAACTGCAGAAGCAGGCAGAGGTGATGGAATTTGAGATTTCCCTGAAGGCCCTGTCCGTGCTGCGGTACATCACTGACCAGGTGGACAG TCTGCCCCTGGGTGCACTGACACGGATGCTGAACACCCACAACCTGCCCTGCCTTCTTGTCGAGCTGGTGGAGCAttgcccctggagctgctgggaagcag GCAAGCTCAAGAAGTTTGAGAATGGCACATGGCACGTGGTGCCCCCTGAGGACCAGCTGAAGATGACCAAACTTGATGGGCAGGTGTGGCTTGCCCTCCTCAACCTCCTGCTCAGCCCCGAGTGCCAGCGCAAATACCGCTTCGATGGCTTCAACAAGAGCCAGCTCCTCAAG CTCCGTGCATTCCTGACAGACGTCCTCATTGACCAGCTGCCCAACCTGGTGGAGATGCAGAGATTTCTGAGTTACCTCGCAGTGACAGAGCCTGCTCCCCCTAAGAAGGATCTCATCCTGGAGCAG GTTCCTGTCATCTGGGACCATATCCTCAAGAAAAACTCGGGGAAGTGGGAGGCCATTGCCAAGCACCAGGTGAAGCATGCCTTCAGCCCCACTGAAGAGGAGTTGAAGCTCCAGGCACGCAG GTGGGCACAGACCTACAGCCTGGACATGCTGGAGGCTCTGGCCACCGACAAGCCCCGCTGCAGGGTGTGTGGTGTAGAAGCAGCCAAGCGCTGCTCTCGCTGCCGGAACGAGTGGTACTGCACACG GGCATGCCAGGTGCAGCACTGGCAGAAGCACAAGCCTGCCTGCAACCTGATGGCCGAGGTGCCGAGGAGTGTGGATGACCTGTAA
- the LOC120758098 gene encoding transmembrane reductase CYB561D2 isoform X2, with protein MALAFSFLMTEALLIFSPETSLLRSFSRKVRVRAHWALQLLALLCALLGLGIITYNKHLNGKGHFVTWHGLTGLLAVLYTGGQCAGGVLLLYPKLMKNWTLAKLKLYHATSGLVGYLLGCASLMLGMCSLWFTTTVTGASWYLAMLCPLVTSLVIMSQVSNAYLYRKRSQH; from the exons ATGGCCCTCGCG TTCTCGTTCCTGATGACGGAAGCGCTGCTGATCTTCTCCCCGGAGACCTCGCTGCTGCGCTCCTTCTCCCGCAAAGTCCGAGTGCGGGCACACtgggccctgcagctgctcgcCCTGCTCTGCgcgctcctggggctgggaatcATTACCTACAACAAGCACCTGAACGGCAAGGGCCACTTTGTCACCTGGCACGGGCTGACAGGGCTGCTGGCCGTGCTGTACACCGGCGGGCAGTGTGCTGGGGGCGTGCTCCTGCTCTACCCCAAGCTGATGAAGAACTGGACGCTGGCCAAGCTGAAGCTGTACCACGCGACCTCAGGGCTGGTGGGCtacctgctgggctgtgccagcctgatGTTGGGCATGTGCTCCCTCTGGTTCACCACCACGGTGACCGGTGCCTCGTGGTACCTCGCCATGCTGTGTCCCCTTGTCACCAGCCTGGTTATCATGAGCCAGGTGAGCAACGCATATCTGTACCGCAAGCGGAGCCAGCACTGA
- the LOC120758098 gene encoding transmembrane reductase CYB561D2 isoform X1 produces MALTAETESRLYRSLRVAAGAAAHLVALGFPAAVAVLARPGSSLFSWHPLLMALAFSFLMTEALLIFSPETSLLRSFSRKVRVRAHWALQLLALLCALLGLGIITYNKHLNGKGHFVTWHGLTGLLAVLYTGGQCAGGVLLLYPKLMKNWTLAKLKLYHATSGLVGYLLGCASLMLGMCSLWFTTTVTGASWYLAMLCPLVTSLVIMSQVSNAYLYRKRSQH; encoded by the exons ATGGCCCTGACGGCCGAGACCGAGTCCCGCCTGTACCGCTCGCTGCGCGTGGCCGCCGGCGCCGCTGCGCACCTGGTGGCGCTGGGATTCCCCGCCGCCGTGGCCGTGCTGGCGCGGCCCGGATCCA GTCTCTTCTCCTGGCACCCGCTGCTCATGGCCCTCGCG TTCTCGTTCCTGATGACGGAAGCGCTGCTGATCTTCTCCCCGGAGACCTCGCTGCTGCGCTCCTTCTCCCGCAAAGTCCGAGTGCGGGCACACtgggccctgcagctgctcgcCCTGCTCTGCgcgctcctggggctgggaatcATTACCTACAACAAGCACCTGAACGGCAAGGGCCACTTTGTCACCTGGCACGGGCTGACAGGGCTGCTGGCCGTGCTGTACACCGGCGGGCAGTGTGCTGGGGGCGTGCTCCTGCTCTACCCCAAGCTGATGAAGAACTGGACGCTGGCCAAGCTGAAGCTGTACCACGCGACCTCAGGGCTGGTGGGCtacctgctgggctgtgccagcctgatGTTGGGCATGTGCTCCCTCTGGTTCACCACCACGGTGACCGGTGCCTCGTGGTACCTCGCCATGCTGTGTCCCCTTGTCACCAGCCTGGTTATCATGAGCCAGGTGAGCAACGCATATCTGTACCGCAAGCGGAGCCAGCACTGA
- the NPRL2 gene encoding GATOR complex protein NPRL2, with translation MGGRIECVFFSEFHPTLGPKITYQVPEDFISRELFDTIQVYVITKPELQNKLITVTAMEKKLIGCPVCIEHKKYSRNALLFNLGFVCDARAKACALEPIVKKLAGYLTTLELESGFISNEESKQKLVPIMTILLEELNAKGKCTLPIDESNTIHLKVIEQRPDPPIVQEYDVPVFTQDKDDFFNSQWDLTTQQILPYIDGFRHVQKISAEADVELNLVRIAVQNLLYYGVVTLVSILQYSNVYCTTPKVQDLVDDKCLQEECLSYVTKQGHKRASLRDVFQLYCGLSPGTTVRDLISRYTLQLQRVDERRLIQFGLMKGLIRRLQKYPVKVARDERSHPARLYTGCHSYDEICCKTGMSYKELDERLENDPNIIVCWK, from the exons ATGGGTGGCCGCATCGAGTGCGTGTTCTTCAGCGAGTTCCACCCCACGCTGGGGCCCAAAATCACCTACCAG GTCCCCGAGGACTTCATCTCCCGGGAGCTGTTTGACACCATCCAGGTGTATGTCATCACGAAGCCCGAGCTGCAGAACAAGCTGATCACCGT GACGGCCATGGAGAAGAAGCTGATCGGCTGCCCCGTGTGCATCGAGCACAAGAAGTACAGCCGGAATGCTCTGCTCTTCAACCTGGGCTTTGTGTGTGATGCCAGAGCCAAGGCCTGTGCGCTGGAGCCCATTGTGAAGAAGCTGGCTGGCTACCTCACCACCCTCGAG CTGGAAAGTGGATTCATCTCCAATGAGGAGAGTAAACAGAAGCTGGTTCCCATCATGACCatcctgctggaggagctgaatGCCAAAGGGAAGTGCACCCTGCCCATAG ATGAGTCAAACACCATCCACCTGAAGGTGATCGAGCAGCGCCCAGATCCCCCCATTGTGCAGGAGTACGATGTCCCCGTCTTCACCCAAGACAAGGATGACTTCTTCAACTCCCAGTGGGATCTCACCACACAGCAG atCCTGCCCTACATTGATGGATTTCGGCACGTCCAGAAGATTTCGGCAGAAGCCGACGTGGAGCTGAACTTGGTGCGCATTGCTGTGCAGAACCTGCT GTATTATGGGGTTGTCACACTTGTCTCCATACTCCAG TACTCCAATGTCTACTGCACCACGCCGAAGGTCCAGGACCTGGTGGATGACAAGTGCCTCCAGGAAGAGTGTCTGTCCTACGTCACCAAACAAG GGCACAAGCGAGCCAGCCTCAGGGACGTCTTCCAGCTGTACTGCGGGCTGAGCCCTGGCACCACGGTGCGAGACCTGATCTCCCGCTacaccctgcagctccagagggTGGACGAGAG gAGGCTCATCCAGTTTGGTTTGATGAAGGGCCTTATCCGGCGGCTCCAGAAATACCCAGTCAAGGTGGCCCGGGACGAGCGGAGCCACCCAGCCCGGCTGTACACGGGCTGCCACAGCTATGATGAGATCTGCTGCAAGACCG GCATGAGTTACAAGGAGCTGGATGAGCGCCTGGAGAACGACCCCAACATCATCGTGTGCTGGAAGTGA